The following are encoded in a window of Nibricoccus aquaticus genomic DNA:
- a CDS encoding efflux RND transporter permease subunit — protein MISKSFTDLFVRKPVIALVVNIAILIVGVVAYFQLNTRQYPRSDSAVVKVTTVYFGASAETVRGYITTQLERVIASADGIDYIDSTSSAGMSTINVYLRLNYDTNAALSQISAKIDQVRSELPPEAEAPSINVETSDNQFASMYLSFYSDTMDQNQITDYLNRMVQPSLSSVKGVQKADVLGGRVFAMRVWLKPDELAARNLSPSEVRQALQANNALAAVGSTKGSMMSMSLIANTDLKNVDQFKQLVVAEKNGTIIRLSDVAEVVLGAESYDEEVRFGGKTATFMGVWVLPNESTVEVIKRVRASMPEIQSALPAGLNATIAYDGTAYIDDALKEILRTLLETLLIVMVVIFAFMGSLRSVLIPVVAMPVSLVGALILMLAFGFTINLLTLLAIVLAVGIVVDDAIVVVENVERHIREGKTPIDAAILGARELVGPVISMTITLAAVYAPIAFQGGLTGALFREFAMTLAGAVTVSGFVALTLSPMMSAYLLKDASHENQGLSGVINRTFDRVRNGYERGLGSLLETRNVNWFGAIILGVFLTPFYWLFYISDRVNKRPAKWVPVVTVTAILLALLILPFGMFAQRELAPMEDQGVVFGILQPPPTSTIDQSVLFAAEVQKIFESVPEYENSFQLTSTAFGFSGIILKPWSQRSRSSIEIQQALQGPAATIPGMNVIVTTPEPLPAGGSMPIEFVLRSTADHREMLEYAQKLTLFANTEANAGGGMPTFFFADSDLKFDLPQVEIEIDKDKVASMGLNLSEVAADLGSMLGGGYVNRFVNDGRSYRVIPQVQRGQRLNAEQLLDYHIRGPQGQVIPLSTIATLKHTVQPRSLNRFQQLNSVKITGVGPSVDTALKKLEAKAAEILPAGYTIDYGGQSRQLRNEGAALWTAFVLALILIFLVLSAQFNSFRDPFIILLGSVPLALVGALLPVFLWKTTLNIYSQIGLITLVGLIAKNGILIVEFANSLQEQGVAKMEAIRRAAATRLRPVMMTSAATVFGHLMLIFVTGPGAAARNSIGWVLVIGMAVGSVFTLYVVPAFYVLIARDHSLDRTAPAAQPAGLPLAPVPAAAHK, from the coding sequence ATGATTTCAAAAAGTTTCACGGACCTCTTCGTCCGCAAGCCCGTCATCGCGCTGGTCGTTAACATCGCCATCCTGATCGTCGGCGTCGTCGCGTACTTCCAGCTCAACACCCGCCAGTACCCGCGCAGCGACAGCGCGGTCGTCAAGGTCACCACCGTTTACTTCGGCGCCAGCGCCGAGACCGTCCGCGGTTACATCACCACCCAGCTTGAGCGTGTCATCGCCAGCGCCGACGGCATCGACTACATCGATTCCACCAGTTCGGCCGGCATGAGCACGATCAACGTGTACCTGCGCCTCAACTACGATACCAACGCCGCTCTCTCCCAGATCAGCGCCAAGATCGACCAGGTGCGCAGCGAACTCCCGCCCGAGGCCGAGGCCCCTTCCATCAACGTTGAGACCAGCGACAACCAGTTCGCCTCGATGTACCTGAGTTTCTACTCGGACACGATGGATCAAAACCAGATCACCGACTACCTGAACCGCATGGTCCAGCCGAGTCTCTCCTCGGTGAAAGGCGTTCAAAAAGCCGACGTCCTCGGTGGCCGCGTCTTCGCCATGCGCGTCTGGCTGAAGCCTGACGAACTCGCCGCCCGCAACCTCAGCCCCTCTGAAGTCCGCCAGGCCCTCCAGGCCAACAACGCCCTCGCCGCCGTCGGTTCCACCAAGGGCTCCATGATGAGCATGAGCCTCATCGCCAACACCGACCTCAAGAACGTCGATCAATTCAAGCAGCTCGTCGTCGCCGAGAAAAACGGCACCATCATCCGCCTCTCCGATGTCGCCGAGGTCGTCCTCGGTGCCGAGAGCTACGACGAAGAAGTCCGCTTCGGCGGCAAGACCGCCACATTCATGGGCGTCTGGGTTCTTCCAAATGAAAGTACGGTCGAAGTCATCAAGCGCGTCCGTGCCTCGATGCCTGAGATCCAGAGCGCGCTGCCTGCCGGTCTCAATGCTACCATCGCCTACGACGGCACCGCCTACATCGACGACGCGTTGAAAGAGATTCTCCGCACCCTGCTGGAGACGCTCCTCATCGTCATGGTAGTCATCTTTGCCTTCATGGGCTCGCTCCGCTCCGTGCTCATCCCGGTTGTTGCGATGCCGGTCTCTCTCGTCGGCGCGCTCATCCTGATGCTCGCGTTCGGCTTCACCATCAACCTCCTCACGCTCCTCGCGATCGTGCTCGCGGTCGGCATCGTGGTGGACGACGCCATCGTCGTCGTCGAAAACGTTGAGCGCCACATCCGAGAAGGCAAAACGCCCATCGACGCCGCCATTCTCGGTGCCCGCGAACTCGTCGGCCCCGTCATCTCCATGACGATCACCCTCGCCGCCGTGTACGCTCCCATCGCCTTCCAAGGCGGCCTCACCGGCGCGCTCTTCCGCGAATTCGCCATGACGCTTGCCGGTGCTGTCACCGTCTCCGGCTTCGTCGCCCTCACGCTCTCTCCGATGATGAGCGCCTACCTCCTCAAAGACGCCTCCCACGAAAACCAGGGCCTCAGCGGTGTGATCAACCGCACCTTTGATCGCGTTCGCAATGGGTATGAACGCGGGCTCGGCAGCCTGCTCGAGACCCGCAACGTCAACTGGTTTGGCGCCATCATTCTGGGTGTATTCCTGACCCCCTTCTACTGGCTCTTCTACATTTCGGATCGCGTTAACAAACGCCCCGCGAAGTGGGTTCCGGTGGTGACGGTGACGGCCATTCTGCTCGCGCTCCTCATCCTTCCTTTCGGTATGTTCGCTCAGCGCGAACTCGCCCCGATGGAAGACCAAGGCGTTGTCTTCGGCATTCTCCAGCCACCGCCTACCTCGACCATCGATCAAAGCGTGCTGTTCGCCGCTGAGGTTCAGAAAATTTTTGAGTCCGTCCCCGAGTACGAAAACTCCTTCCAGCTCACTTCGACCGCGTTCGGCTTCTCCGGCATCATCCTGAAGCCGTGGTCGCAACGCTCGCGCAGCTCCATCGAAATCCAGCAAGCCCTTCAAGGACCTGCTGCGACGATCCCCGGCATGAATGTAATTGTCACGACGCCCGAGCCACTCCCGGCCGGTGGCTCGATGCCGATCGAGTTCGTGCTGCGCTCCACCGCCGATCACCGCGAGATGTTGGAGTATGCGCAAAAACTCACGCTCTTCGCCAACACCGAGGCCAATGCTGGCGGCGGTATGCCCACCTTCTTCTTCGCGGACAGCGACCTCAAGTTCGACCTCCCGCAGGTCGAGATCGAGATCGATAAGGACAAGGTCGCCTCGATGGGCCTGAATTTGAGCGAAGTCGCTGCCGATCTCGGCTCGATGCTCGGCGGCGGTTACGTCAACCGCTTCGTCAACGACGGCCGCAGCTACCGCGTCATCCCGCAGGTCCAGCGCGGCCAGCGCCTCAACGCCGAGCAACTGCTCGACTACCACATCCGCGGTCCGCAAGGGCAGGTCATCCCGCTCTCCACCATCGCCACCCTCAAGCACACCGTGCAGCCGCGCTCGCTCAACCGCTTCCAGCAGCTCAACTCGGTCAAGATCACCGGCGTCGGTCCCAGCGTGGATACCGCGCTCAAGAAGCTCGAAGCTAAGGCCGCCGAGATCCTGCCCGCCGGCTACACCATCGATTACGGCGGCCAGTCGCGTCAGCTGCGCAACGAAGGCGCTGCGCTTTGGACGGCCTTCGTCCTCGCGCTCATCCTGATCTTCCTCGTGCTCTCCGCGCAGTTTAACAGCTTCCGCGATCCGTTCATCATCCTGCTCGGCTCCGTGCCGCTCGCGCTCGTTGGTGCGTTGCTCCCCGTTTTCCTTTGGAAGACCACGCTCAATATCTACTCCCAGATCGGCCTCATCACGCTCGTCGGCCTCATCGCCAAAAACGGCATCCTCATCGTGGAGTTCGCCAACAGTCTCCAGGAGCAAGGTGTCGCCAAGATGGAGGCCATCCGCCGCGCCGCCGCCACCCGTCTGCGTCCCGTGATGATGACCTCCGCTGCCACCGTATTCGGTCACTTGATGCTCATCTTCGTCACCGGTCCCGGTGCCGCCGCCCGTAACAGCATCGGCTGGGTTCTCGTCATCGGCATGGCGGTTGGCTCTGTCTTCACGCTCTACGTCGTCCCCGCCTTCTACGTGCTCATCGCCCGCGATCACTCGCTCGACCGCACCGCGCCCGCCGCTCAGCCCGCCGGCCTCCCGCTCGCTCCCGTCCCCGCCGCGGCCCATAAATAA
- a CDS encoding TolC family protein produces MNTKSMFRHRLLRAAAISATAMLAASPAHAAEARRPVAVAPAAETPDIPATLDLQTAITYALDKSFAIRQARERIREQEGLIVEIKSRALPNASLNSGYTVTDRELGKDSQAPNAGTRDSEYWSIALEVRQTLYSGGGVRNALDAQKLARESALLELEGVINTALLDVRTRFYNVLFSREQTKVQEENVRLLREQLQTAKNRFEAGASSKFEVLRAEVAVANAQPNLIRARNGYRIAIDELRQAIGYSNPRTESVRKLPEFVGTLDFKPVSYDLQDVLSQARANRPELKRLEKLELAREAGVKVARSAYQPDLAVVGGYQLRKNNFSNRFNESLDGWSIGLQSNWAIFDGRATAGRVAQARSQLNQAKLLTSETTLAVEVEVRRAHSSLQEAAELAESATKVVEQAEEALRLADARYAAGTATQLDVLEARVSLTDSRNNQLQANYSHNVAVAALRKSIGAADPFVIKP; encoded by the coding sequence ATGAACACCAAGTCCATGTTCCGCCACCGCCTCCTCCGCGCGGCCGCCATCTCCGCCACCGCCATGCTCGCCGCCTCTCCCGCACACGCGGCCGAGGCGCGCCGCCCGGTCGCCGTTGCGCCCGCCGCCGAGACGCCCGACATCCCCGCCACCCTCGACCTCCAGACCGCCATCACCTACGCGCTCGATAAAAGCTTCGCCATCCGCCAGGCCCGCGAACGCATTCGCGAACAGGAAGGCCTCATCGTCGAGATCAAGTCCCGCGCCTTGCCTAACGCCTCGCTCAACTCCGGCTACACCGTCACCGACCGCGAGCTCGGCAAAGACTCGCAGGCTCCCAATGCCGGCACCCGCGACTCCGAGTATTGGAGCATCGCTCTCGAAGTCCGCCAGACTCTCTACTCCGGCGGCGGCGTTCGCAACGCCCTCGACGCCCAGAAACTCGCTCGCGAGTCCGCGCTCCTCGAACTCGAAGGCGTCATCAACACCGCGCTCCTCGATGTCCGCACGCGTTTCTACAACGTCCTCTTCTCCCGCGAGCAGACCAAGGTGCAGGAAGAAAACGTGCGCCTTCTCCGCGAACAGCTCCAGACCGCGAAGAACCGCTTCGAAGCCGGCGCCTCGTCCAAATTCGAAGTGCTTCGCGCCGAAGTCGCCGTGGCCAACGCCCAGCCCAACCTCATCCGCGCTCGCAACGGTTACCGCATCGCCATCGACGAACTCCGCCAGGCCATCGGCTACTCCAATCCGCGCACCGAAAGCGTCCGCAAGCTCCCTGAATTTGTGGGCACGCTTGATTTCAAGCCGGTCAGCTACGACCTCCAGGACGTTCTGTCCCAGGCCCGCGCGAACCGTCCCGAACTCAAACGTCTCGAAAAACTTGAGCTCGCTCGCGAAGCCGGCGTGAAAGTCGCCCGCTCCGCCTATCAGCCCGACCTCGCCGTGGTCGGTGGTTATCAACTACGCAAAAATAACTTCTCGAACCGGTTCAATGAGTCCCTCGACGGCTGGTCCATCGGCCTCCAATCCAACTGGGCCATCTTCGACGGCCGCGCCACCGCCGGTCGCGTCGCTCAAGCCCGCTCGCAACTCAATCAGGCGAAGTTGCTCACCTCCGAAACCACGCTCGCCGTCGAAGTCGAAGTGCGTCGCGCGCACTCCTCGCTCCAGGAAGCTGCCGAACTCGCCGAGTCCGCGACCAAGGTCGTTGAACAGGCCGAGGAAGCTCTCCGCCTCGCCGATGCCCGCTACGCCGCCGGCACCGCCACCCAGCTCGACGTGCTCGAAGCCCGTGTCTCCCTGACCGATTCGCGCAACAACCAGCTCCAGGCCAACTACAGCCACAACGTCGCCGTCGCCGCCCTGCGCAAGTCCATCGGCGCCGCCGATCCCTTCGTGATTAAGCCCTGA
- a CDS encoding VIT and vWA domain-containing protein yields the protein MKLKSILLSAVVVWTLLAVSVFAGGTLTPTGSAQQPIKIRDHQVNVTINNGFAQTEVLQTFFNPNGTDLEAIYAFPVPKSASLSEVTITTGEKTLNGEVLPKKDAETIYEEEKKSGNDAGIAKKNSFLTYEFRVAPVRANSEVKLRFVYFQPLEIDTGVGRYVYPLEEGGTDDVAKSFWTTNSQVEGALSINVELKSAWPVSDVRVPGFEGAANSQKLAEGHYKLTLDRPGAKLDRDFVFYYRLAENVPGRVEVIPYRASKDKPGTFMMVVTPGVDLKPITTGADYVYVLDVSGSMQGKIHTLANGVSQALGTMRPEDRFRIVTFNNSAREVLDWTPATPENVQSAIALVKSLQPSGGTDVYAGLKTATEKLDADRATSIVLVTDGVTNQGIVDSASFHKLLKQYDVRVFGFLMGNSANWPLMRVIADATGGFYAGVSNDDDIVGQILLAKSKITFESMHDASFKFSGARVFDTTGDMPNKIYRGQQLVIFGRYEGSGKATVALKAKLTGEDKTYTTTFDFPETDTDNPEIERLWAMAQIEQIELKENTGQLPPSESKDAIQNLGVAYQLVTDHTSMVVLDDQTFAKRGIARNNQQRIATERTAQSVRAQQAPKNYQVDANQPTYTAPAPHVSRGGGGGGGAIDGGTLAVMLVVFLAAAALYARKHMSRCSRQKKD from the coding sequence ATGAAACTAAAATCCATCCTCCTAAGCGCAGTCGTCGTCTGGACGTTGCTCGCCGTCTCAGTTTTCGCCGGCGGCACACTCACGCCCACCGGCTCCGCCCAACAGCCGATCAAGATCCGCGACCATCAGGTCAACGTCACCATCAACAACGGCTTCGCCCAAACCGAAGTCCTCCAGACGTTCTTCAACCCCAACGGTACCGACCTCGAAGCCATCTACGCCTTCCCCGTTCCGAAAAGCGCCAGTCTCTCCGAAGTCACCATCACGACCGGCGAGAAAACGCTGAACGGCGAAGTTCTTCCCAAGAAGGACGCCGAGACCATCTACGAAGAGGAAAAGAAATCCGGCAACGATGCCGGCATAGCCAAAAAGAACAGCTTCCTCACCTACGAATTCCGCGTCGCTCCCGTGCGCGCCAACTCCGAGGTGAAACTGCGCTTCGTTTATTTCCAGCCACTCGAAATCGACACCGGCGTCGGCCGCTACGTTTACCCACTCGAAGAAGGTGGCACCGACGATGTCGCGAAAAGTTTCTGGACCACGAACTCCCAGGTCGAAGGCGCGCTCTCGATCAACGTGGAACTCAAATCCGCCTGGCCCGTCTCCGATGTGCGCGTGCCCGGATTCGAAGGCGCGGCTAACTCCCAGAAACTCGCCGAGGGTCACTACAAGCTCACGCTCGACCGCCCCGGCGCGAAACTCGATCGCGACTTCGTCTTCTACTACCGCCTCGCCGAAAACGTCCCGGGCCGCGTCGAAGTTATTCCGTATCGGGCATCCAAAGACAAACCCGGTACCTTCATGATGGTCGTCACGCCCGGCGTTGACCTGAAGCCGATCACCACCGGCGCCGACTACGTGTACGTCCTCGACGTCTCCGGGTCGATGCAGGGCAAAATCCACACGCTCGCCAACGGCGTCAGCCAGGCGCTCGGCACGATGCGCCCCGAAGACCGCTTCCGCATTGTCACCTTCAACAACTCAGCTCGCGAGGTTCTCGACTGGACGCCTGCCACGCCGGAGAACGTGCAGTCCGCCATCGCCCTCGTGAAATCCCTCCAGCCCAGCGGCGGCACCGATGTTTACGCGGGCCTCAAAACCGCCACCGAGAAACTCGATGCCGACCGCGCCACCAGCATCGTGCTCGTCACCGATGGCGTGACCAACCAGGGCATCGTCGATTCCGCGTCCTTCCACAAACTGCTCAAGCAATACGACGTCCGCGTCTTCGGCTTTCTCATGGGCAACAGCGCCAACTGGCCGCTCATGCGCGTCATCGCCGACGCCACCGGCGGTTTCTATGCCGGCGTAAGCAACGACGACGACATCGTCGGCCAGATCCTGCTCGCGAAATCGAAGATCACCTTCGAGTCGATGCACGACGCCTCGTTCAAGTTCAGCGGTGCCCGCGTTTTCGATACGACCGGCGACATGCCGAACAAAATCTACCGCGGCCAGCAGCTCGTGATTTTCGGCCGCTACGAAGGCTCGGGCAAAGCGACGGTCGCGCTCAAGGCAAAGCTCACCGGCGAAGACAAAACCTACACCACGACCTTCGACTTCCCCGAGACCGACACCGACAATCCCGAGATCGAACGCCTCTGGGCCATGGCCCAGATCGAGCAAATCGAACTCAAGGAAAACACCGGCCAGCTCCCGCCCAGCGAATCGAAAGACGCGATCCAGAATCTCGGCGTCGCCTACCAACTCGTCACCGATCACACCTCGATGGTCGTCCTCGATGACCAGACCTTCGCCAAACGCGGCATCGCGCGGAACAACCAGCAACGCATCGCCACCGAACGCACCGCGCAAAGCGTCCGCGCCCAGCAGGCCCCGAAAAACTATCAGGTCGATGCGAACCAGCCGACGTACACCGCGCCCGCTCCCCACGTCAGCCGCGGTGGCGGCGGAGGTGGCGGCGCCATCGATGGCGGCACGCTCGCCGTGATGCTCGTCGTCTTTCTCGCGGCCGCCGCGCTCTACGCCCGCAAGCATATGAGCCGGTGCTCGCGTCAGAAAAAGGACTGA
- a CDS encoding AsmA-like C-terminal region-containing protein, translated as MKLLRPLLIGIGILAFVLIVALVLALLPSVQTWAARRVIAGDPSLGVTQLGRVSVGLNRIEVTDVVVNRPGLNLTLPSAVIELPLLSAARSDIQLKNLVAKGWTLDLTAPASPSASPSPSSSAQEKPAEPFRFEGVFKLLELPVDLAVGSADLDGTVIFPTKTGQPAGRAKFTVSGGQLAAGREGVFKITNEATLPDGLAPVTRLTTQSTLALRMDTPRTFTRIAVTNEAHVTGPGLPQGARLQSETTLSRESGRESYAVLLKTISAGSEKKLVALTITNPGEAKPFAGTWTFDVSDTDLSPFTLGHTLPAFALGAGGDFQADQRFQEIKLSGKTDLSTENLDSVYAGLSALGRLRVQSDFDLLYRAAGIRVNRFAFDLSGASPVLAVKVLQAMEVVPATGEIKVAAPEADLVQISLKGLPLAWAKPFAPADLAVTGNDVRGELVARADQGGFAVRTVSPVQIDKLTVVQAGKELVRALDLSVALAGSHTPAGWQADVSEIAARSGGATLLTLAVKAGQPSGANQPIKATGRLRADIPALLAQPAAKEFSVLSRGTADFEFSASVADALQQLSLKLGVTSLRSKDGKDLPAVSSDLRADVHADGRIELNVPLVFDLAGRKSDLDLSGSLKTSTTGLALDAQLLSRELYVEDLQTFAALQPASTAPVPQPQTKPSPTSTPPTAPAPDQKPIWDGITGNVKLALKKVVYAANQPPVEVSTSVKISPDVLTLESLNAVFPDGAAAKVDGVIKFQPGEAEPYDVSTNVSATNFDPQPFLKAANPGKPPTVEGKFDLMGKLSGRATSLDKLADTANLDAQLVSRGGQFNGFATSALAANAGKGQELISKGGGLLSLAGSMLGKSELARAGEKTRAYSDTIKRLVNFNFDQLNIDIAHRAGAATTEIKNFSILSPDMRLLGLGSIDSKSGLKSILQSAMNLDLQMAVRGAQADDLRILDLLRKEADELGYTALLERFSVKGTPSQPNAMELIQQIIAKIR; from the coding sequence ATGAAGCTCCTTCGCCCCCTGTTGATCGGCATCGGCATTCTCGCCTTCGTGCTCATAGTCGCGCTGGTCCTCGCTCTGCTCCCATCCGTCCAGACCTGGGCCGCCCGCCGCGTCATCGCCGGCGATCCGTCGCTCGGCGTCACCCAGCTCGGCCGCGTCTCTGTCGGCTTGAACCGCATCGAGGTGACCGACGTCGTCGTCAACCGCCCCGGACTCAATCTCACACTTCCGTCCGCCGTCATCGAGCTCCCGCTGCTCTCCGCCGCCCGCAGCGACATCCAGCTCAAAAACCTCGTCGCCAAAGGTTGGACACTCGACCTCACCGCCCCGGCATCTCCGTCCGCCTCGCCATCGCCATCCTCTTCCGCGCAGGAAAAACCCGCCGAGCCCTTCCGCTTTGAAGGCGTGTTCAAACTCCTCGAACTCCCCGTCGATCTCGCCGTCGGCTCCGCCGATCTCGACGGCACCGTGATCTTCCCCACCAAGACCGGCCAGCCCGCCGGCCGCGCCAAGTTCACCGTCTCTGGCGGACAACTCGCCGCCGGTCGTGAAGGCGTCTTCAAAATCACCAACGAAGCCACGCTCCCCGACGGCCTCGCCCCGGTCACCCGCCTGACCACGCAAAGCACGCTCGCGCTGCGCATGGACACGCCCCGCACCTTCACGCGCATCGCCGTCACCAACGAAGCCCACGTCACCGGTCCCGGCCTCCCGCAAGGCGCGCGCCTCCAGTCTGAAACCACACTCTCCCGCGAGTCCGGCCGCGAATCCTACGCCGTCCTTCTCAAAACCATCTCCGCAGGCTCCGAGAAAAAACTCGTCGCCCTCACCATCACCAACCCCGGCGAGGCAAAACCCTTCGCGGGCACCTGGACCTTCGATGTGAGCGACACCGATCTTTCTCCCTTCACCCTCGGCCACACGCTGCCCGCCTTCGCGCTCGGCGCCGGCGGAGATTTTCAGGCCGACCAGCGTTTTCAGGAAATCAAACTCTCCGGCAAAACCGATCTCTCCACCGAGAACCTCGATTCCGTTTACGCCGGCCTCTCCGCCCTCGGCCGCCTCCGTGTGCAATCCGACTTCGATCTGCTCTACCGCGCCGCCGGCATCCGCGTGAACCGTTTCGCCTTCGACCTCTCCGGCGCATCTCCCGTGCTCGCCGTCAAAGTCCTTCAAGCGATGGAAGTCGTCCCCGCCACCGGCGAAATCAAAGTCGCCGCCCCCGAAGCCGACCTCGTCCAAATCTCGCTCAAAGGCCTCCCGCTCGCTTGGGCCAAGCCCTTTGCCCCAGCCGATCTCGCCGTCACCGGTAACGACGTTCGCGGCGAACTCGTCGCCCGCGCCGACCAAGGCGGCTTCGCCGTCCGTACCGTTTCCCCTGTCCAGATCGACAAACTCACTGTCGTCCAGGCGGGCAAAGAACTCGTCCGCGCCCTTGATCTCTCCGTCGCCCTCGCCGGAAGCCACACGCCCGCCGGCTGGCAGGCCGACGTATCCGAAATCGCGGCACGCAGCGGCGGCGCCACCTTGCTCACGCTCGCCGTCAAAGCCGGCCAGCCTTCCGGCGCGAACCAGCCGATCAAAGCCACAGGCCGCCTCCGCGCCGACATTCCCGCGCTGCTCGCACAGCCCGCCGCGAAGGAATTCTCCGTACTCTCACGAGGCACTGCCGACTTCGAGTTCTCCGCCAGCGTCGCCGATGCGCTCCAGCAACTCTCGCTCAAACTCGGCGTGACCTCACTTCGCTCCAAGGACGGCAAAGACCTGCCCGCCGTCTCCAGCGATCTCCGCGCCGACGTCCACGCCGATGGACGCATCGAGCTGAATGTTCCGCTTGTCTTCGATCTCGCCGGCCGCAAATCCGACCTCGATCTCTCCGGCTCGCTCAAAACCTCCACCACCGGCCTCGCCCTCGACGCGCAGCTTCTCAGCCGCGAACTCTATGTCGAAGACCTCCAAACCTTCGCCGCACTCCAGCCCGCCAGCACCGCGCCCGTTCCGCAGCCGCAGACAAAACCATCGCCGACATCCACGCCGCCGACTGCGCCCGCTCCTGATCAGAAACCGATCTGGGACGGCATTACCGGCAACGTGAAGCTAGCACTCAAGAAAGTCGTCTACGCCGCGAATCAGCCGCCCGTCGAAGTCTCCACCTCGGTTAAAATCTCTCCCGACGTTCTCACCCTCGAATCGCTCAACGCTGTCTTCCCCGACGGTGCCGCCGCCAAAGTCGACGGCGTCATCAAATTCCAGCCCGGCGAAGCCGAGCCCTACGACGTCAGCACCAACGTCAGTGCAACGAACTTCGATCCACAGCCCTTCCTGAAAGCCGCCAATCCCGGCAAACCGCCTACCGTCGAAGGCAAATTCGATCTTATGGGCAAACTCTCCGGTCGCGCGACGTCCCTCGATAAACTCGCCGACACAGCCAATCTCGATGCGCAGCTTGTGAGTCGAGGCGGCCAGTTTAACGGCTTCGCGACATCCGCCCTGGCTGCGAATGCAGGCAAGGGACAGGAATTGATTTCCAAGGGGGGCGGACTTCTGAGCTTGGCGGGCAGCATGCTTGGGAAAAGCGAGCTGGCGCGCGCAGGCGAGAAAACCCGCGCCTATTCAGACACGATCAAGCGCCTGGTGAATTTTAACTTCGACCAGCTCAACATCGACATCGCCCACCGCGCCGGCGCAGCGACGACCGAGATCAAAAACTTCAGCATCCTCTCGCCCGACATGCGCCTGCTCGGCCTCGGCTCGATCGACAGCAAGTCCGGTCTTAAATCGATTCTTCAAAGCGCGATGAACCTCGATCTCCAAATGGCCGTGCGCGGCGCGCAAGCCGACGACCTCCGCATCCTCGATCTCCTGAGAAAAGAGGCCGACGAACTCGGCTACACCGCGCTCCTCGAACGGTTCTCCGTCAAAGGCACACCTTCTCAGCCAAACGCGATGGAGCTAATCCAGCAGATCATCGCTAAGATCCGGTAA
- the rrtA gene encoding rhombosortase: MKRFPFLTLLFGAVAVATHAIPGMTEALQFDRSAFSRGEVWRLITGHFTHFGADHLRWDVIAFVAFGSLVEFRSRRAWIYCVAISAVVISFGVSWLQPQFTLYRGLSGLDSALFAFVATDLVREGRRSKDKLMIGLGALALSGFLAKCVYELVSGRTLFVETGDAFQPVPLAHLLGAVIGVLTAQEWKNRRAAVARTEETQSPLGSGL, from the coding sequence ATGAAACGATTTCCGTTCCTTACTTTGCTTTTTGGAGCTGTAGCCGTGGCTACTCATGCGATCCCCGGAATGACCGAGGCGCTGCAGTTTGATCGGAGCGCGTTCAGCCGGGGCGAAGTCTGGCGGTTGATCACCGGGCATTTCACTCACTTCGGCGCGGATCATCTGCGGTGGGATGTGATCGCGTTTGTCGCGTTTGGATCGCTGGTGGAGTTTCGTTCGCGGCGGGCGTGGATCTATTGCGTGGCGATCAGCGCGGTCGTGATTTCGTTCGGCGTGAGCTGGCTCCAACCGCAGTTCACGCTCTATCGCGGGCTATCTGGATTGGATTCGGCGTTATTCGCGTTTGTCGCCACGGATCTGGTACGTGAGGGGCGGCGCTCGAAGGACAAACTCATGATCGGGCTCGGGGCGCTCGCGCTGAGCGGGTTTCTCGCGAAGTGCGTTTATGAACTCGTCAGCGGGCGCACGTTGTTCGTTGAGACGGGCGATGCGTTTCAGCCGGTGCCGCTCGCGCATTTGCTCGGTGCGGTGATCGGCGTGCTCACGGCGCAAGAATGGAAGAACCGGCGAGCAGCAGTTGCTCGCACTGAGGAAACCCAATCGCCGCTGGGCTCGGGACTTTGA